A single window of Leptolyngbya ohadii IS1 DNA harbors:
- a CDS encoding DUF937 domain-containing protein yields MGLFDQILGAVNNPAQQGNMDQIGSILNTVNQVSNQQGINPSQTQSMMSILGGFVRSSLQQQASGGNSNPAAIVNQYGGTQPNPQAVQAVFGAGQIPQVVEAIAQRTGMNPQMIQSLLPLLVPVVLNLLKSGAMNSSAGNPNMGNMGGNMGNMGGNMGNPNFGGMNQAGANPVLNAFLDADRDGDVDISDALRVAGQFMNKPR; encoded by the coding sequence ATGGGACTTTTCGATCAAATTTTGGGCGCAGTTAACAATCCAGCCCAGCAGGGCAACATGGATCAGATCGGCAGCATCCTGAATACCGTGAATCAGGTTTCTAACCAGCAGGGCATCAATCCTTCTCAAACTCAGTCGATGATGTCGATTTTGGGCGGTTTTGTGCGATCGTCCCTTCAGCAGCAAGCTTCTGGTGGAAACAGCAATCCGGCGGCAATCGTCAATCAGTATGGCGGCACGCAGCCCAACCCCCAGGCAGTACAGGCAGTCTTTGGTGCGGGACAGATTCCCCAGGTCGTTGAAGCGATCGCCCAGCGCACAGGCATGAATCCACAAATGATCCAATCTCTGCTGCCGCTCCTGGTTCCGGTCGTGCTGAATCTCCTGAAATCTGGCGCGATGAACTCCTCAGCGGGCAATCCCAATATGGGGAATATGGGGGGCAATATGGGCAATATGGGAGGCAATATGGGCAATCCCAACTTCGGGGGAATGAACCAGGCAGGCGCAAACCCTGTGCTGAATGCTTTTCTGGATGCCGATCGCGATGGGGATGTGGATATCAGTGATGCGCTGCGCGTAGCCGGACAGTTTATGAATAAGCCCCGCTAG
- a CDS encoding phospholipid-binding protein, with product MGWFDRLFGKKNDAAPAEAAPAPAPGETIPPERVGINGEYDQSGLAKRVALAFDNDASITDIETLWVAQTGSKVVLKGKVPDQGSLNKMVSVASGVSGATEVDTSQVTIG from the coding sequence ATGGGATGGTTTGATAGACTTTTCGGCAAGAAGAATGATGCCGCCCCTGCTGAAGCTGCTCCCGCTCCCGCTCCGGGTGAAACGATTCCGCCTGAGAGAGTCGGCATTAACGGAGAATACGACCAGAGCGGACTGGCAAAACGGGTGGCTCTCGCGTTCGACAACGACGCCTCCATCACGGATATTGAGACGCTGTGGGTGGCACAGACAGGTAGCAAAGTAGTGCTGAAGGGCAAGGTTCCTGACCAGGGAAGCCTTAATAAAATGGTGAGCGTTGCCAGCGGTGTGAGCGGCGCAACCGAAGTCGATACCAGCCAGGTGACGATCGGCTAG
- the psaC gene encoding photosystem I iron-sulfur center protein PsaC, with product MSHAVKIYDTCIGCTQCVRACPLDVLEMVPWDGCKAGQIASSPRTEDCIGCKRCETACPTDFLSIRVYLGAETKRSMGLAY from the coding sequence ATGTCTCATGCAGTAAAAATCTATGACACCTGCATCGGATGCACCCAGTGCGTTCGTGCCTGTCCTCTGGATGTTCTGGAGATGGTTCCTTGGGATGGCTGTAAGGCGGGTCAAATTGCATCCTCTCCCCGTACAGAAGACTGTATCGGCTGTAAGCGATGCGAAACGGCTTGCCCGACAGACTTTCTCAGCATCCGGGTGTATTTAGGCGCGGAAACCAAGCGCAGTATGGGTCTGGCTTACTAG
- a CDS encoding DUF554 domain-containing protein, with the protein MTSDLWLKTSGTWINVATILLGTLFGLLLKGRLPIAMQRIITQGVGLITLFVGSSMAASLSKATVGAIDGVILGLVALVLGGLLGEVLRIEAALEGVGNWLKYRFKGQGSFTEGFVAASLLFCVGPMALIGSLNNGLTGDGTLVVIKAAMDGLASIALTSSYGMGVGFSALPVLLYQGLLSLAAGGLAQLIPDPATAPPVMLSTGVGGLMILGLGLNLLEVAQVKVASFLPGLFLAPLLYWLAARLAGG; encoded by the coding sequence ATGACTTCTGACCTATGGCTAAAAACCAGCGGCACCTGGATCAATGTAGCGACAATTCTCCTCGGAACGCTCTTTGGACTATTGCTGAAGGGACGGTTGCCGATCGCCATGCAGCGAATTATTACCCAGGGAGTAGGATTGATAACGCTGTTTGTGGGTTCCAGTATGGCAGCCAGCCTGAGCAAGGCAACGGTCGGGGCAATCGATGGTGTCATTCTGGGTTTGGTGGCGCTCGTCCTGGGTGGATTACTGGGGGAAGTGCTGCGAATTGAAGCCGCGCTAGAAGGAGTTGGGAATTGGCTGAAGTATCGCTTTAAGGGACAGGGCAGCTTTACGGAAGGCTTTGTTGCTGCCAGTCTTTTGTTTTGCGTGGGACCGATGGCGCTCATTGGCAGTCTGAATAATGGATTAACGGGAGACGGTACTCTGGTTGTAATTAAAGCTGCAATGGATGGGTTGGCGTCGATCGCCCTGACCAGCAGTTACGGCATGGGTGTTGGGTTTTCTGCCCTCCCGGTTTTGCTCTACCAGGGATTGTTGTCCCTTGCGGCAGGGGGGCTGGCACAGCTCATTCCCGATCCGGCAACGGCTCCCCCCGTCATGCTTTCCACTGGTGTTGGTGGGTTGATGATTCTGGGTCTGGGCTTAAATCTGCTGGAAGTTGCCCAGGTCAAAGTTGCCTCTTTCTTGCCGGGTTTGTTTCTTGCGCCCCTGCTCTACTGGCTTGCCGCCCGCCTTGCTGGAGGCTAA
- a CDS encoding response regulator transcription factor: MTANAKPIRVLIVEDDPMMQLGLEQSLSSATGITVVGQAEDGYTAVEEALKLKPDVVVMDIGLPRQDGIAATQQIKEAMPSVHIVMLTSHTTENEVIGALSSGADAYCVKGTSVDRLLTAIEAAQEGASYLDPQIARQVMEHLKPAVAVEPNIVGQLSQRELEVLKLMVEGRSNPEIATALYLSPNTVKTHVRGIMNKLAVDDRVQAAVVALRAGLV; encoded by the coding sequence ATGACCGCCAATGCAAAGCCGATCCGGGTTCTAATTGTCGAAGATGACCCAATGATGCAGCTTGGACTGGAACAATCCCTCTCCAGCGCAACAGGAATTACAGTTGTGGGGCAGGCAGAAGACGGCTATACCGCCGTGGAGGAAGCGCTGAAGCTGAAGCCGGATGTTGTTGTGATGGATATTGGGCTACCTCGTCAGGACGGCATTGCGGCAACCCAGCAAATTAAAGAAGCAATGCCATCCGTGCATATTGTCATGCTGACTTCTCATACCACCGAAAATGAGGTGATTGGGGCACTGTCAAGCGGAGCGGATGCTTACTGCGTTAAGGGAACCAGCGTCGATCGCCTGTTGACTGCGATTGAAGCAGCCCAGGAAGGAGCTAGCTATCTCGACCCTCAAATTGCACGACAGGTGATGGAACATCTGAAGCCCGCCGTTGCCGTAGAACCAAACATTGTTGGGCAACTGTCTCAGCGGGAGCTAGAAGTTTTAAAGCTGATGGTTGAAGGACGCAGCAACCCTGAAATTGCCACTGCGCTGTATCTCAGCCCGAATACCGTCAAAACCCATGTGCGCGGCATTATGAATAAGCTAGCGGTAGACGATCGTGTTCAGGCAGCTGTTGTCGCTCTGCGGGCAGGGTTGGTGTAA
- a CDS encoding PadR family transcriptional regulator, whose translation MTTFDEIYQFFRNPPPFYLNKELAVCYVLAVLLRRDSYGTELISLLEHEYPNYRLSDTVLYSALKFLEDANAITGYWKKVEGRGRPRRMYQICPDWQQQAQELSRLWYGYAGRPAQVSQQ comes from the coding sequence ATGACGACATTCGACGAAATTTACCAATTTTTCAGAAATCCCCCGCCATTTTACCTGAATAAGGAACTGGCAGTCTGTTATGTGCTAGCCGTTTTACTGCGGCGGGATTCCTACGGTACAGAGTTAATTAGCTTACTGGAACACGAGTACCCGAACTATCGGCTCTCTGACACGGTTCTCTACAGCGCCCTGAAGTTTCTAGAAGACGCAAACGCCATTACCGGATACTGGAAAAAAGTCGAAGGACGGGGTCGTCCCAGACGAATGTACCAGATTTGCCCGGACTGGCAACAGCAGGCACAGGAACTTTCCCGCCTCTGGTACGGCTATGCGGGTCGTCCAGCGCAGGTTTCGCAGCAATAG
- a CDS encoding cofactor assembly of complex C subunit B, protein MQTSILSSTALLTLLLAVGLFFFIRASTKDRIEVAKLMSDQSEESLLDGLKQYFGDRAYRVIALDAEQNQVTFEGFVRPSLFLAIFLSSLAAIGIFCLVLVLSYLFPNAGNVLLLLLLLAPGAGVFYWKKSARLEQVAVKVEPDQVNQPHRFLTVTGHRDELAELQRSLNLKAAE, encoded by the coding sequence ATGCAAACGTCAATTCTGTCTTCTACTGCCCTACTGACTCTGTTGCTTGCAGTGGGGCTGTTTTTCTTTATCCGTGCCTCGACAAAAGACCGTATCGAAGTCGCCAAACTTATGAGCGACCAATCTGAAGAGTCCCTGCTCGACGGGCTAAAGCAGTATTTTGGCGATCGCGCCTACCGGGTGATTGCTTTGGATGCGGAGCAAAATCAGGTAACGTTTGAAGGTTTTGTGCGTCCTAGTCTCTTCCTGGCAATTTTCCTCAGTTCACTGGCGGCGATCGGCATTTTTTGCCTGGTGCTGGTGCTGTCCTACCTGTTTCCCAACGCCGGAAACGTGCTGCTGCTGTTACTGCTGCTGGCTCCTGGCGCAGGCGTTTTCTACTGGAAAAAATCAGCTCGTCTGGAACAGGTCGCCGTTAAAGTGGAACCCGATCAGGTCAATCAACCCCATCGTTTCCTCACCGTCACTGGTCACCGGGATGAACTGGCAGAACTTCAGCGATCGCTTAATTTGAAGGCGGCAGAGTGA
- a CDS encoding prephenate/arogenate dehydrogenase has product MRIGIVGLGLIGGSLAIDFQRFPEHTLLGVSRRGETCRQAVARGIVDNASQDLGLMTAAEVVFLCTPLGAIEETVNQLIPHLNPNTILTDVGSVKASVVETIAPRWRNFVGGHPMAGTAESGLDAAQADLFVDRPYVLTPINSTPSAALETVASLVQSLQCRLYQCQPDEHDRAVAWISHLPVMVSASLIAACLSEPDAAVLDLAQKLASSGFRDTSRVGGGNPELGAMMAKYNQPALLRALTEYRHQLDRLINQIEQSNWEEIEQRLIETQEGRGGFVE; this is encoded by the coding sequence ATGAGAATTGGCATTGTCGGGTTAGGGCTAATTGGCGGGTCGCTGGCGATCGATTTCCAGCGGTTTCCGGAGCATACGCTATTAGGAGTCAGCCGTCGTGGGGAAACCTGTCGTCAGGCTGTAGCGCGGGGCATTGTAGATAACGCCAGCCAGGATCTGGGTCTAATGACGGCAGCCGAGGTGGTATTTCTGTGTACGCCCCTGGGCGCGATCGAAGAGACGGTCAATCAGCTCATTCCCCACCTGAACCCGAACACGATTCTGACCGATGTGGGGTCGGTAAAAGCCTCCGTGGTGGAAACGATCGCTCCTCGCTGGCGCAATTTTGTGGGCGGACACCCCATGGCAGGCACCGCCGAAAGTGGGCTTGATGCCGCTCAAGCTGATCTATTTGTCGATCGTCCCTATGTCCTGACGCCGATCAACTCCACGCCATCTGCCGCCCTGGAGACCGTTGCAAGCCTGGTGCAGTCCCTCCAGTGTCGCCTGTATCAGTGCCAGCCAGACGAACACGATCGTGCCGTTGCCTGGATTTCCCACCTGCCCGTTATGGTGAGCGCCAGCCTGATTGCTGCCTGCCTCAGCGAGCCCGATGCCGCCGTATTAGACCTCGCGCAAAAATTAGCTAGCTCCGGCTTCCGGGACACCAGTCGTGTCGGAGGAGGCAACCCCGAACTGGGAGCCATGATGGCAAAGTACAACCAGCCCGCCCTGCTACGTGCCCTTACCGAATATCGTCATCAGCTCGATCGCCTGATTAACCAAATTGAGCAAAGCAACTGGGAGGAAATTGAGCAGCGGTTAATTGAGACGCAGGAAGGGAGAGGGGGATTTGTGGAGTAG
- a CDS encoding helicase C-terminal domain-containing protein codes for MIEVEVHQQLRAFLREQGEPYWQHHLTMARLVARALRLGRSALIQAGAPSGYHGRYRLSYLMPLLLWEGSAILVATEAVQQRLLMVEIPRLQQWIPAQKEIRTGDRWLGEGFEGLLLTSPQSWLSDRFHGTGRFPQNILTVIDGADDLEQWASDELTVSLQPQDWETLMQTYPQQADLIRDARVQLTRSIFQHPANPYDRYLSESSEESILGELYYRLTTGIEQPLPTQWQVFWQSSQRVNQLQWAEVARSQGQFSLLTAPAEVANFLQPVWEQQPIVLIGGALDLDTEATIYRQRLGLPDLTCLKFSPDRQHELIQLYLPDGLPMPNTPQFQPVLMQELRALLGATQTANQGLTVILIGDTPLKAQVGSMLAAEFGSRVQVERTCPDDHGILVAGWDYWRTHQAVLPAPHLLVIATLPFPSLEDPLVAGRVAHYKRSRQDWFRLFLLPEALSELQRAVAPVRDAQGVVALLDNRVNHRSYGQQILTSLSPLARINYVDASLFATLEGFGIGE; via the coding sequence GTGATTGAAGTAGAAGTCCACCAACAACTGCGGGCATTTCTGCGAGAGCAGGGCGAACCCTACTGGCAGCACCATCTGACCATGGCAAGGCTGGTGGCACGGGCGCTGCGTCTGGGTAGAAGTGCCTTAATTCAAGCAGGTGCGCCTTCCGGCTATCACGGGCGGTATCGGTTGAGCTATCTCATGCCTCTGCTGCTCTGGGAAGGATCGGCAATTCTGGTGGCAACGGAAGCAGTTCAGCAGCGTTTGCTCATGGTGGAAATTCCGCGCCTTCAGCAGTGGATTCCAGCGCAGAAAGAAATCCGCACGGGCGATCGCTGGTTGGGCGAGGGATTTGAAGGTCTGTTGCTAACCTCGCCCCAGTCCTGGCTATCCGATCGGTTTCATGGAACTGGACGATTCCCGCAAAATATTCTGACGGTGATCGATGGGGCGGACGATCTGGAGCAATGGGCAAGCGACGAGTTAACCGTCAGCCTTCAGCCGCAGGACTGGGAAACGCTGATGCAGACCTATCCCCAGCAGGCGGATCTGATCCGGGATGCGCGGGTGCAGCTCACGCGCTCGATCTTCCAGCATCCAGCAAATCCCTACGATCGCTATTTGAGCGAATCCTCGGAAGAATCCATTCTCGGCGAGCTTTACTATCGGCTGACCACCGGCATTGAGCAGCCCCTTCCCACGCAGTGGCAGGTGTTCTGGCAGTCTTCCCAGAGGGTAAACCAGCTCCAGTGGGCAGAGGTGGCGCGATCCCAGGGACAGTTCTCCCTGCTGACGGCTCCCGCAGAGGTGGCGAATTTCCTTCAGCCCGTCTGGGAACAGCAGCCGATCGTCCTGATTGGTGGGGCGCTGGATCTGGATACAGAAGCCACCATTTACCGCCAGCGGCTCGGACTCCCCGATCTCACCTGCCTTAAATTCTCGCCCGATCGCCAGCACGAGCTAATCCAGCTCTATTTGCCCGACGGCTTGCCTATGCCCAATACCCCTCAGTTTCAGCCTGTGCTGATGCAGGAACTCCGTGCCCTGCTGGGAGCTACCCAAACTGCAAATCAGGGGCTGACGGTGATTCTAATTGGCGATACGCCCCTGAAGGCACAGGTGGGTTCAATGCTGGCGGCGGAGTTTGGCTCTCGCGTACAGGTAGAGCGAACCTGCCCAGACGATCACGGCATTTTGGTGGCGGGCTGGGACTACTGGCGTACCCATCAGGCAGTTTTGCCTGCCCCCCATCTGCTGGTGATCGCGACTTTACCTTTTCCCTCCCTGGAAGATCCGCTGGTTGCCGGACGGGTGGCGCACTACAAGCGATCGCGGCAGGACTGGTTCCGTTTGTTTTTGCTGCCGGAAGCTTTGAGTGAGCTGCAAAGAGCGGTTGCCCCGGTTCGGGACGCGCAGGGTGTGGTGGCACTACTGGACAATCGGGTAAATCACCGCAGCTATGGTCAGCAGATTCTTACCTCTCTCAGTCCCCTTGCCCGCATTAACTATGTAGATGCCAGCCTATTTGCTACCCTGGAAGGATTTGGCATCGGCGAATAA
- a CDS encoding DUF2839 domain-containing protein, protein MGDSKRRKEILGDQYGQEENVYPWLPLKKSQAQKFVQWTTQGAWIGIGALVAYWVIVRFIGPAFGWWEVI, encoded by the coding sequence ATGGGTGATTCAAAACGACGTAAGGAAATTTTAGGCGACCAGTACGGGCAGGAAGAAAACGTTTACCCCTGGTTGCCGCTTAAAAAGAGTCAGGCGCAAAAGTTTGTGCAATGGACGACCCAAGGAGCCTGGATTGGCATCGGTGCGCTGGTTGCCTACTGGGTTATTGTGCGATTTATTGGTCCGGCGTTTGGCTGGTGGGAAGTGATTTAA
- a CDS encoding DUF1815 family protein has protein sequence MFLRLAEQHRQFVQDLVMNLQALATVLEQRGYLASCYTCGGQLNSASFMVSLGENHLIRFLVSDYGITWTEMRDDRELMKLEGAEAISQLQELANLVKYQIKPSDYRLAALQAS, from the coding sequence ATGTTCCTTAGACTTGCAGAACAGCATCGACAATTCGTTCAAGATCTGGTTATGAATCTTCAGGCTCTGGCAACCGTGCTGGAGCAACGCGGTTATCTGGCGTCCTGCTATACCTGCGGCGGGCAATTGAATAGTGCCTCGTTTATGGTAAGCCTGGGGGAGAATCACCTGATTCGCTTTCTGGTTTCCGACTATGGGATCACCTGGACGGAAATGCGGGACGATCGTGAACTGATGAAGCTAGAGGGTGCAGAAGCTATCAGTCAGCTTCAGGAACTCGCCAACCTGGTGAAATATCAAATTAAGCCGTCCGACTACCGTCTGGCAGCTCTTCAGGCATCGTAG
- the dacB gene encoding D-alanyl-D-alanine carboxypeptidase/D-alanyl-D-alanine endopeptidase has translation MRNHLNPVSPSSPPQTAHPLTHKARTALTACLILSLATGTRPTFANPAPNSTTPIAQSTCAANLSQQIDQAIDRPEYQRSQWGILAQTIGSRPQTLYARNAERFLVPASNVKLLTTAAALTQLGADFRIRTSVYLERTTPEGAVLRVVGRGDPSLTNEQLQVLAQQIRDRGITRIASLIGDDRYFRGDAVNPSWEWEDIQAGYGAPINSLILNQNAIGLTLVPQQTGEPLGVTWDQPSEAQGWQIVNRSQTVAADAPEFVSVGRDLGQPILTVAGQLRVGSASEPVAVSIPQPGQNFLQQFAETLRTAGVPVDRTQLITDGNLTDGNPDRGSQFATPAEIAAVDSPPLGELLIETNRFSNNLHAEALLRSLGINFRENSRENSEANRVDESESALAAGIRVLKETLARLGVNPDGYELADGSGLSRRNWVSPAAIVETLQAMTRTTNALPYRTSLSVAGISGTLQNRFRDTTVQGQLQGKTGALTGTAALSGYLNRGDRPPIAFSIIVNQANTPPGEIRQTIDGIVMLLQGESCR, from the coding sequence ATGCGAAACCACCTGAACCCAGTTTCTCCATCCAGCCCTCCCCAAACCGCCCATCCCCTAACTCATAAAGCCCGCACTGCCCTCACAGCCTGTTTAATCCTTAGCCTCGCCACCGGAACCCGACCAACCTTTGCCAATCCTGCGCCCAATTCCACCACGCCCATTGCCCAATCGACCTGTGCTGCCAATCTCTCCCAGCAAATCGATCAGGCGATCGATCGTCCAGAGTATCAGCGATCCCAGTGGGGGATTCTGGCGCAAACGATTGGTTCCCGCCCCCAGACCCTCTATGCCCGCAATGCCGAGCGCTTTCTCGTCCCGGCTTCCAACGTCAAGCTATTGACCACCGCAGCAGCCCTGACCCAACTCGGCGCAGATTTTCGGATTCGCACGTCGGTTTATCTGGAGCGAACCACCCCGGAGGGTGCCGTTTTGCGAGTCGTAGGCAGAGGCGATCCCAGCCTGACGAATGAACAGCTTCAGGTTCTGGCGCAGCAGATTCGCGATCGCGGGATCACTCGAATCGCCAGTCTGATAGGCGACGATCGCTATTTTCGCGGCGATGCAGTCAACCCCTCCTGGGAATGGGAAGACATCCAGGCGGGCTACGGTGCGCCCATTAATAGTTTGATTCTGAACCAGAACGCAATCGGACTGACGCTCGTGCCGCAGCAGACCGGAGAGCCATTAGGCGTGACCTGGGATCAGCCTTCGGAAGCGCAGGGATGGCAAATTGTGAACCGATCGCAAACCGTAGCCGCAGACGCGCCGGAATTTGTCTCTGTCGGACGAGACTTGGGGCAGCCGATTCTGACAGTGGCAGGACAGTTGCGCGTTGGCTCCGCCTCCGAACCCGTTGCCGTTTCGATCCCGCAACCCGGACAGAATTTTTTGCAGCAGTTTGCCGAAACCTTGAGGACTGCTGGAGTTCCCGTCGATCGCACCCAGCTTATTACAGATGGAAATCTTACAGATGGAAATCCTGACCGAGGCTCTCAGTTCGCCACCCCTGCGGAAATCGCTGCCGTTGACTCCCCTCCCCTGGGGGAACTCCTGATCGAAACTAATCGGTTCAGCAATAACCTCCACGCCGAAGCACTACTGCGATCGCTAGGAATAAATTTTAGGGAGAATTCTAGGGAGAATTCTGAAGCAAATCGCGTAGATGAGTCTGAATCGGCATTAGCAGCCGGAATCAGGGTACTTAAAGAAACCCTGGCACGCCTGGGAGTTAATCCAGACGGATACGAACTGGCAGATGGCTCAGGCTTGTCCCGGCGCAATTGGGTGAGTCCGGCGGCGATTGTGGAGACTCTTCAGGCAATGACACGAACGACAAACGCACTGCCCTATCGCACATCGCTCTCAGTGGCGGGTATTTCAGGAACGCTACAGAACCGTTTTCGCGATACGACCGTGCAGGGGCAATTACAGGGTAAAACTGGTGCACTGACGGGAACTGCCGCTCTATCAGGCTACCTGAATCGAGGAGATCGTCCTCCGATCGCTTTCAGCATTATCGTCAATCAGGCAAACACACCACCAGGAGAAATTCGACAGACGATCGATGGAATTGTGATGCTGTTGCAGGGTGAATCGTGCAGGTAA
- the bioA gene encoding adenosylmethionine--8-amino-7-oxononanoate transaminase, whose protein sequence is MAHPHLWYPFTQAKLAPDPLKVKSAQGVWLELENGQRLLDCISSWWVNIHGHAHPKIAEAIYQQAKQLEQVIFAGFTHDPAEQIATKLIEKLPPKSNRVFFSDNGSTAIEVALKMAYQYWANQQQKRSTFIAFEGAYHGDTFGAMAVGARSIFTQPFDDLLFQVEFVDYPETYWEDDRIEEKEDKILFAIQQKLQQPERYAGILIEPLVQGAGGMRMCRSIFLQKLARLAKDAGTLLIFDEIMTGFGRTGEWFSCVKAGVEPDILCLSKGITGGFLPLSVTISSEEIYQGFYSDDLTKTFFHGHSYTANPLGCAAALASLELMQENEPKFRGMDALHRQFLEPLKTLPNVEKLRVTGTIAAFDVITDQPGYLNQMASKIRTQAIDRGMVLRPLGNVVYLMPPYCITEGELEWVYQNLAAILSDL, encoded by the coding sequence ATGGCACATCCGCATCTCTGGTATCCTTTCACCCAGGCAAAACTCGCGCCCGATCCGCTGAAAGTTAAATCGGCGCAGGGCGTTTGGTTAGAGTTAGAAAATGGTCAGCGATTGCTGGACTGTATCTCAAGCTGGTGGGTGAATATTCATGGTCACGCTCATCCTAAAATTGCGGAGGCAATCTATCAGCAGGCAAAACAGCTAGAGCAGGTGATATTTGCCGGATTCACCCACGACCCAGCGGAACAAATTGCCACCAAACTGATTGAAAAGCTGCCTCCAAAATCAAATCGCGTTTTCTTCTCAGATAACGGCTCGACGGCGATCGAAGTAGCGCTAAAAATGGCGTACCAATATTGGGCAAACCAGCAGCAAAAGCGCTCTACTTTTATTGCCTTTGAAGGAGCCTATCACGGGGATACCTTTGGCGCGATGGCAGTAGGGGCGCGATCGATCTTTACCCAGCCCTTTGACGATTTACTGTTTCAGGTCGAATTTGTTGACTATCCAGAAACCTACTGGGAAGACGATCGCATCGAAGAGAAAGAAGACAAAATTCTGTTTGCAATTCAGCAAAAGCTTCAGCAGCCGGAACGCTACGCCGGAATCTTGATTGAGCCGCTGGTTCAGGGTGCGGGCGGAATGCGAATGTGTCGATCGATCTTCCTGCAAAAGCTGGCTCGACTGGCAAAAGATGCTGGAACGCTGCTGATTTTTGATGAAATCATGACCGGATTTGGGCGCACCGGAGAATGGTTTTCCTGCGTTAAAGCCGGAGTAGAACCTGATATTCTCTGCCTCTCAAAAGGGATCACAGGCGGATTTTTGCCCCTTTCCGTCACTATCAGTTCCGAGGAGATTTATCAGGGCTTTTACAGCGACGATCTCACCAAAACCTTCTTCCACGGTCACAGCTATACGGCGAATCCATTGGGCTGTGCGGCAGCTCTGGCTTCCCTGGAACTCATGCAGGAAAACGAGCCAAAGTTTCGCGGCATGGACGCACTGCATCGGCAATTCCTGGAACCCTTAAAGACCCTTCCTAACGTGGAAAAACTACGCGTCACAGGCACGATCGCCGCCTTCGATGTCATTACCGATCAGCCCGGATACCTGAATCAAATGGCGAGCAAAATTCGCACTCAGGCGATCGATCGCGGGATGGTGCTGCGTCCGCTCGGCAATGTGGTTTACCTGATGCCGCCCTACTGTATTACGGAAGGGGAATTAGAGTGGGTTTATCAGAATTTGGCGGCAATTTTGAGCGACCTTTAG
- the bioD gene encoding dethiobiotin synthase — MPNFIQENFQFPEQFFVTGTDTNVGKTVTSAMLTLGLNATYWKPIQSGLDTITDTEYVKQVTGLDDTHFLPERFRLNEPLSPHASAAIDGVEIHLSDFELPKTTNHSHLIVEGAGGLMVPLNDRHYIIDLIKYFELPVCLVSRSALGTINHTLLSLAQLRRENIPVLGVIINGKKNPGNRAAIEHYGQVPILGEVDSLEAIDPETLKGAYDRLEIHR; from the coding sequence ATGCCAAATTTCATTCAAGAAAACTTTCAATTTCCAGAGCAATTCTTTGTGACGGGAACCGATACGAATGTCGGAAAAACCGTTACTTCCGCAATGCTGACCCTTGGCTTAAACGCAACCTACTGGAAACCCATTCAATCCGGGTTAGACACCATTACCGACACAGAATACGTCAAGCAAGTCACTGGATTAGACGATACCCATTTTCTACCGGAGCGGTTTCGCCTGAACGAACCCCTATCGCCCCATGCCTCTGCCGCGATCGATGGCGTTGAAATTCACCTCAGCGATTTTGAGCTGCCCAAAACAACCAATCACTCTCACCTCATTGTGGAAGGTGCAGGCGGATTAATGGTTCCTTTAAACGATCGTCATTACATTATTGACCTGATTAAATATTTTGAATTGCCCGTTTGTCTGGTCTCGCGAAGTGCGTTGGGGACAATCAATCACACATTACTATCGCTAGCACAACTACGACGCGAAAATATTCCCGTTTTGGGCGTCATTATCAACGGCAAAAAGAATCCCGGTAATCGGGCAGCGATCGAACACTATGGGCAGGTTCCAATTTTAGGGGAAGTTGATTCTTTGGAGGCGATTGATCCAGAGACACTTAAAGGTGCCTACGATCGATTAGAGATTCATCGCTAG